Proteins found in one Corynebacterium canis genomic segment:
- the pgsA gene encoding CDP-diacylglycerol--glycerol-3-phosphate 3-phosphatidyltransferase, giving the protein MSAEHNTQAGARQSNLNLPNVLTSLRILLVPVFVWLVLTHAQWWSFGLFIALMITDKLDGDIARSRGIVTDFGKIADPIADKALMISALVSLNLVGALAWWVTVVIVVRELGITFWRMYQLRRGLVVPASKGGKIKTTLQAVAVALYLMPLPDWLHVPRMLVMFAAVAVTVVTGIQYLLDSRKK; this is encoded by the coding sequence GTGAGCGCCGAACACAACACTCAGGCTGGAGCGCGCCAGTCAAATTTGAACCTACCGAATGTTTTAACAAGCCTGCGCATTTTGCTTGTCCCAGTTTTTGTGTGGTTGGTATTGACGCACGCCCAGTGGTGGTCCTTCGGCCTTTTCATCGCCCTGATGATCACCGACAAATTAGACGGCGATATTGCGCGCTCACGGGGAATAGTCACCGACTTTGGCAAGATCGCCGACCCAATTGCGGACAAAGCATTGATGATTTCCGCATTGGTCAGCCTGAACTTGGTTGGTGCGCTGGCGTGGTGGGTTACGGTAGTGATTGTGGTGCGCGAGTTAGGCATCACGTTCTGGCGCATGTACCAATTGCGGCGCGGTTTGGTGGTACCGGCAAGCAAGGGCGGCAAGATTAAAACCACGTTGCAGGCCGTTGCGGTGGCGTTGTATTTGATGCCGCTTCCGGATTGGCTGCATGTGCCGCGAATGTTGGTGATGTTCGCAGCCGTTGCTGTGACGGTGGTCACCGGCATACAGTATTTGTTGGATTCCCGAAAGAAGTGA
- a CDS encoding YciI family protein, with product MNVFVIEYTYCSDPSLVEQVRPKHREFLGKLKEEGKLVGSGPYTDDQGGALIIIRLPEPATVADAEALMAADPYLAHDALAERVFRPWNPVLNVFQ from the coding sequence ATGAACGTTTTCGTCATTGAATACACGTATTGCAGCGACCCGAGTTTGGTGGAACAGGTCCGCCCGAAACACCGCGAATTCCTGGGCAAACTGAAGGAAGAAGGCAAACTCGTAGGCTCCGGACCGTACACGGATGACCAGGGCGGCGCGTTGATTATTATTCGCCTGCCCGAGCCCGCGACCGTCGCCGATGCCGAGGCGCTGATGGCGGCGGACCCCTACCTCGCCCACGACGCGCTGGCCGAACGCGTGTTCCGGCCGTGGAACCCCGTGCTCAATGTGTTTCAGTGA
- a CDS encoding TerC family protein gives MEVNALTWGITIVVLMGFIIFDFVSHVRSPHEPTIKEAAGWMLFYVALACAFGVFLWFTWGGPVGKHDHAIEFFAGYITELSLSVDNLFIFALIIGSFQIPRAYQQKVLLIGIALALIFRGIFIGIGAVAIAKASWVFYIFGLFLLYTAIKLIVDEIRGAEHTEVDDMLVVRMARRLIPVSSNFDGDKLLTRENGVRMVTPLMIALVSIGFIDLMFAFDSIPAIFGLTHEPYIVFTANAFALMGLRQMYFLLDGLLDRLVYLSYGLGVILAFIGVKLLLHALHENYLGFINGGQPVHVPEVPTVVSLLVIVGVLAITSIASVIKSIRDETFGGVAPRNKY, from the coding sequence ATGGAAGTAAATGCACTGACTTGGGGCATCACCATCGTCGTGCTCATGGGATTCATTATTTTTGACTTTGTCTCCCATGTCCGCAGCCCCCACGAGCCGACCATTAAAGAAGCCGCCGGCTGGATGCTCTTCTACGTGGCGCTCGCATGCGCATTCGGGGTGTTCCTGTGGTTCACCTGGGGCGGCCCGGTAGGGAAACACGATCATGCGATCGAATTCTTCGCGGGCTATATCACCGAACTGAGCTTGAGCGTAGACAACCTGTTTATCTTCGCCCTGATTATCGGCTCCTTTCAAATTCCGCGCGCCTACCAGCAGAAAGTGCTGTTGATCGGCATCGCGTTGGCGCTGATTTTCCGCGGCATCTTTATCGGCATCGGTGCGGTAGCCATTGCCAAGGCATCCTGGGTGTTTTACATCTTCGGCCTGTTTTTGCTCTACACCGCGATCAAGCTCATCGTCGATGAAATCCGCGGGGCGGAGCACACCGAGGTGGACGATATGCTGGTGGTCCGCATGGCGCGGCGGCTGATCCCCGTCTCCAGCAACTTCGACGGGGATAAATTGCTTACCCGCGAAAACGGGGTCCGTATGGTCACCCCGCTGATGATCGCCCTGGTGTCCATCGGGTTTATCGACCTCATGTTTGCCTTCGACTCCATCCCCGCCATCTTCGGCCTGACCCACGAACCGTACATCGTCTTCACCGCAAACGCGTTCGCCTTGATGGGGTTGCGGCAAATGTACTTCCTGCTCGACGGCCTGCTGGATCGCTTGGTGTACCTGTCCTATGGCCTCGGCGTGATCCTGGCCTTTATCGGCGTGAAGCTGCTGCTGCACGCCCTGCACGAAAACTACCTTGGGTTCATCAATGGCGGCCAACCGGTGCACGTCCCCGAGGTGCCCACCGTGGTATCGCTGCTGGTGATCGTCGGGGTGCTCGCCATTACGTCCATCGCATCTGTGATCAAGAGCATCCGCGACGAGACCTTTGGTGGTGTTGCCCCCCGCAACAAGTACTAG
- a CDS encoding FtsK/SpoIIIE family DNA translocase: MTTKSQRAKPTGPKARPSRTAERAAATSSERTGSAFNAVTGGFNAIVSATSRVAAKRRAAPKKPAKTAETKALPTKDDGGKAKAQDKSAPAKDAAPAAKAPAPKIVPGPINATIERHADGIGLTLIGLSLILGGTVWFGVGDPVGGMIASVVQLIIGAGAYLLPIILFGLAMVLMLGYLPPPEQRGRIGMGVSLIGFPMLGTIHLFAGDPVNWELRKTAGGAIGAWVGGPLAAGFSVFLAVPILFLVIFYGALKTTGISVRDFAAFIGSLINTGGDLYEDEDEDEDEPEEEPEEDRRPYTRRRVALNSRGEQSTLFDMPKVTPEQAAEAEEESAEAEESESSADTEEFPAIVVGTTRRRKKAKRQPEPEDTEGDDAVASGVEGVRQAILARSGVDPAAVPASPPKSEEQRDIPLPEPREPRGDYKLPDTSLLIPGEVPKTRSAANDRMIEAITEVFREFNVDAVVTGFSRGPTVTRYEVELGPGVKVSKITNLQSNLAYAVATDNVRLLTPIPGKSAVGIEVPNTDREMVRLGDVLTAPNVVANHDPMLIGLGKDIEGDFVSHSVQKMPHLLVAGSTGSGKSAFVNSMLVSLLTRATPDEVRLILVDPKMVELTPYEGIPHLITPIITQPKKAAAALQWLVEEMEQRYLDMKSARVRHIKDFNRKVLAGEIQVPLGSEREYRPYPYIICVVDELADLMMTAPKEIEDSIVRITQKARAAGIHLVLATQRPSVDVVTGLIKTNVPSRLAFATSSLTDSRVILDQAGAEKLIGMGDGLFIPQGAGKPVRIQGAFVTDEEIQAVVEAAKDQAEPSYTEGVTEDKGGSAKKEIDDDIGNDMEDLLQAVELVVTSQLGSTSMLQRKLRIGFAKAGRLMDIMESRGVVGPSEGSKARQVLVKPEELDTILWMIQGGSPADAPQDADVNVVEANPTGGVF, from the coding sequence ATGACCACCAAGAGCCAACGCGCGAAACCTACGGGCCCCAAGGCAAGACCGTCCCGCACCGCAGAACGCGCTGCCGCAACCTCAAGCGAGAGGACCGGCAGCGCTTTTAACGCTGTCACAGGTGGTTTCAATGCGATCGTCAGCGCCACCAGCCGGGTGGCCGCGAAACGGCGCGCCGCCCCGAAAAAGCCCGCTAAAACTGCGGAAACTAAGGCGCTGCCCACGAAGGACGATGGCGGAAAAGCGAAGGCTCAAGACAAGTCCGCGCCCGCCAAGGATGCCGCCCCGGCGGCAAAGGCTCCCGCGCCGAAGATTGTTCCCGGCCCGATCAATGCCACGATTGAGCGCCATGCGGACGGCATCGGTTTGACCCTAATCGGCCTGTCCCTCATTTTGGGGGGTACCGTCTGGTTCGGCGTCGGCGACCCCGTCGGCGGCATGATCGCCAGCGTGGTCCAATTGATTATCGGCGCCGGGGCGTACCTGCTGCCCATTATCTTGTTTGGCCTGGCCATGGTGCTGATGTTGGGCTATCTGCCGCCGCCGGAGCAGCGCGGCCGCATCGGCATGGGCGTGTCCTTGATCGGCTTTCCAATGCTCGGCACGATCCACCTGTTTGCCGGCGACCCGGTGAATTGGGAGCTGCGTAAAACCGCAGGTGGCGCGATCGGTGCCTGGGTGGGCGGCCCCCTGGCCGCGGGGTTTTCGGTGTTTCTCGCCGTGCCGATTTTGTTTTTGGTGATCTTCTACGGCGCCTTAAAAACCACTGGGATTTCCGTACGAGATTTCGCAGCGTTTATCGGCAGCCTGATCAATACCGGCGGCGATCTCTACGAAGACGAGGACGAGGACGAGGACGAGCCGGAGGAAGAGCCGGAGGAGGATCGCCGCCCCTATACCCGCCGCCGGGTCGCATTGAATTCGCGCGGCGAGCAGAGCACGCTCTTTGATATGCCCAAGGTCACGCCCGAACAGGCGGCCGAAGCGGAGGAGGAGTCTGCGGAGGCGGAGGAATCCGAATCCAGCGCCGATACCGAGGAGTTCCCCGCGATAGTCGTTGGCACCACGCGCCGCCGCAAAAAGGCGAAGCGTCAGCCGGAGCCCGAGGACACCGAGGGTGACGACGCCGTGGCTTCCGGAGTGGAGGGCGTACGGCAAGCGATCCTCGCACGCAGCGGTGTGGATCCCGCGGCGGTGCCTGCGTCGCCGCCGAAGAGCGAGGAGCAGCGCGATATCCCGCTGCCCGAGCCCCGGGAGCCGCGCGGCGATTACAAATTGCCGGATACCTCGTTGCTGATCCCCGGCGAGGTGCCCAAGACCCGTTCCGCCGCCAACGATCGCATGATCGAGGCGATCACGGAGGTGTTCCGCGAATTCAATGTGGACGCGGTGGTAACCGGCTTTTCCCGCGGCCCGACGGTGACCCGCTACGAGGTGGAGCTGGGCCCCGGCGTAAAGGTCTCCAAGATCACCAACCTGCAATCCAATCTGGCGTACGCGGTGGCCACCGATAACGTGCGGTTGCTTACGCCCATTCCGGGGAAATCCGCCGTGGGCATCGAGGTGCCCAATACCGACCGGGAAATGGTCCGCCTCGGCGACGTGCTCACCGCCCCGAACGTGGTGGCGAACCACGACCCGATGCTGATCGGCCTGGGCAAGGACATCGAAGGTGACTTTGTGAGCCACTCGGTGCAGAAAATGCCGCACCTGCTGGTGGCCGGTTCCACCGGTTCCGGTAAGTCCGCGTTCGTGAACTCCATGCTGGTGTCCCTGCTTACCCGGGCCACCCCCGACGAGGTCCGGCTGATCTTGGTGGACCCCAAGATGGTGGAGCTCACCCCGTACGAGGGCATCCCGCACCTGATCACCCCGATTATCACCCAGCCGAAAAAGGCGGCGGCTGCCCTGCAATGGCTGGTTGAGGAAATGGAGCAGCGCTACCTCGATATGAAGTCCGCGCGGGTGCGCCACATCAAGGACTTTAACCGCAAGGTGCTCGCCGGTGAGATCCAAGTGCCGTTGGGTTCGGAGCGAGAGTACCGCCCCTACCCATACATCATTTGCGTGGTGGACGAGCTGGCCGACCTGATGATGACCGCCCCGAAAGAAATCGAAGATTCAATCGTGCGCATCACCCAAAAGGCGCGCGCGGCAGGCATCCACCTGGTGCTGGCCACGCAACGTCCCTCGGTGGACGTCGTCACTGGTCTTATTAAGACGAACGTGCCTTCGCGCCTGGCCTTTGCCACGTCCTCGCTCACGGACTCGCGCGTGATCCTCGATCAGGCCGGTGCGGAAAAGCTGATCGGCATGGGCGACGGCCTGTTTATCCCCCAGGGCGCGGGCAAACCCGTGCGCATCCAAGGTGCCTTTGTAACCGATGAGGAGATCCAGGCGGTGGTGGAGGCCGCCAAGGATCAGGCCGAGCCGAGCTACACCGAGGGCGTGACCGAGGACAAGGGCGGGTCAGCCAAAAAAGAGATCGATGATGACATCGGCAATGATATGGAAGACCTCCTGCAGGCGGTCGAACTGGTGGTCACATCGCAATTGGGTTCCACGTCGATGCTGCAACGCAAATTGCGCATCGGCTTCGCTAAGGCGGGGCGGCTCATGGACATCATGGAATCCCGCGGGGTGGTCGGGCCTTCCGAGGGCAGCAAGGCACGACAAGTGCTGGTCAAGCCCGAAGAATTGGATACGATCCTGTGGATGATTCAGGGTGGCAGCCCGGCGGACGCCCCGCAGGACGCGGACGTCAACGTGGTGGAGGCCAATCCCACCGGTGGGGTGTTTTAG
- a CDS encoding TIGR03085 family metal-binding protein produces the protein MSFVASERAALAALVTQLGPDHPTVLPGWTNRDLIVHLVLRENRPDAALGMFLSPLAGRLQAVTEEYEQRDFHELVSEWASGPRRANPLRYTKQVFNVLEHFVHHEDVRRSLPGWRPRELSEADQRTLHGPFRLAAKMLLKNSTCPVALEPAGLPRIVVADKRGVSAAGDQVVHVSGPIGELVLWAYFREAVDIQIQGDIDRIVRTSL, from the coding sequence ATGAGTTTTGTCGCCTCAGAACGTGCCGCCCTAGCCGCGCTTGTAACCCAATTGGGTCCGGATCACCCTACGGTGCTGCCCGGTTGGACCAACCGGGATTTGATTGTGCATTTGGTGCTTCGGGAAAACCGCCCCGACGCTGCGTTGGGGATGTTCCTTTCCCCGCTGGCCGGGCGGCTGCAGGCGGTGACCGAGGAATACGAGCAGCGCGACTTTCACGAACTGGTGTCCGAGTGGGCTTCCGGCCCGCGGCGCGCGAACCCATTGCGCTACACCAAACAGGTTTTCAATGTCCTTGAGCACTTTGTGCACCACGAGGATGTGCGGCGTTCGCTGCCCGGCTGGCGGCCCCGCGAGCTGAGCGAGGCGGACCAGCGCACCCTGCATGGGCCGTTCCGCTTGGCGGCGAAGATGCTGCTGAAGAATTCCACCTGCCCGGTGGCCTTGGAGCCTGCGGGGCTGCCGCGCATCGTGGTGGCGGATAAGCGCGGCGTGTCCGCGGCGGGGGATCAGGTGGTGCACGTGTCCGGCCCGATCGGGGAGCTCGTGTTGTGGGCGTACTTTAGGGAAGCTGTGGATATTCAGATTCAGGGCGATATCGACCGGATTGTGCGCACTTCGCTCTAA
- a CDS encoding ribonuclease J, which translates to MTEPRNRPRKVVRKAGPPEAVEFQAPAGDAEAKTTVQDIPSGDENRANGRNQTGRNRRGGRGRRDNGGGGGRRNVVKSMQGADLTQRLPQPPKSPKDGLRIVALGGISEIGRNMTVFEYHNRLLIVDCGVLFPSSGEPGVDLILPDFSYLEDKLNRIEALVVTHGHEDHIGAIPWLLKLRPDIPIIASKFTLALISAKCGEHRQRPKLVPVDENSNEKRGPFDIRFFAVNHSIPDCLGVAISTGAGLVVHTGDIKLDQTPTDKRPTDLPALSRLGDEGVALFLCDSTNATTPGVSGSEAEIGPTLKRLVADAKQRVIVASFASNVYRVQAAVDAAVAAGRRVAFNGRSMLRNMEIAEKMGYLKAPRGTIITMDEAAKLAPHKVMLVTTGTQGEPMAALSRMARREHRQINVRDGDLIILSSSLVPGNEEAVFGVINMLAQIGATVVTGRDAKVHTSGHGYAGELLFLYNAVRPKNVMPVHGEWRHLRANKELAISTGVDRDQVVLAQNGVVVDLIDGRARVVGQVPVGNLYVDGVTMGDIDEEVLADRTSMGEGGLITVTVVIDNRTGRPLERPTVQAKGFSEDAAAMMPEVTELVANLMLDLAGEGENDPYRMVQQLRRKVSRYVEQKWRRKPMIIPTVVPMHAEATHIDDEDIRGSRESL; encoded by the coding sequence ATGACTGAACCCCGTAACCGTCCGCGGAAGGTTGTGCGCAAAGCAGGCCCGCCGGAGGCAGTAGAGTTCCAAGCCCCGGCCGGCGATGCTGAGGCCAAAACCACCGTGCAGGATATCCCTTCCGGTGACGAAAATCGGGCAAATGGAAGAAACCAGACGGGCCGCAACCGCCGGGGCGGGCGCGGTCGGCGCGATAACGGCGGTGGGGGCGGGCGTCGTAACGTGGTGAAATCCATGCAGGGTGCGGACCTGACGCAGCGGTTACCGCAACCCCCGAAATCCCCCAAAGACGGGCTGCGCATTGTTGCGCTTGGCGGCATTTCCGAAATCGGCCGCAACATGACTGTGTTCGAATACCACAACCGCCTGCTGATCGTGGACTGCGGTGTGCTATTCCCGTCCTCCGGCGAACCCGGCGTGGACCTGATCCTGCCGGACTTCTCCTATTTGGAGGACAAACTTAATCGCATCGAGGCGCTGGTGGTCACGCACGGCCACGAGGACCATATCGGCGCGATCCCGTGGCTGCTGAAGCTGCGCCCGGATATCCCGATTATTGCTTCGAAGTTCACGCTGGCGCTGATTTCCGCGAAATGCGGCGAGCATCGGCAGCGCCCCAAGCTCGTGCCCGTGGACGAAAATTCGAACGAAAAGCGCGGGCCGTTTGATATCCGCTTCTTCGCGGTGAACCACTCCATCCCGGATTGCCTGGGCGTGGCCATTTCCACGGGCGCCGGGCTGGTCGTACATACCGGCGATATCAAGCTGGATCAGACGCCCACGGATAAGCGCCCCACGGACCTGCCCGCATTGTCGCGGCTGGGCGATGAGGGCGTGGCGCTGTTCCTGTGCGATTCCACGAACGCCACCACCCCCGGCGTGTCCGGTTCGGAGGCGGAGATCGGGCCCACGCTCAAACGTTTGGTTGCGGATGCGAAGCAGCGCGTGATCGTGGCCTCCTTCGCCTCGAACGTATATCGGGTTCAGGCGGCTGTCGACGCCGCGGTGGCCGCCGGCCGCAGGGTCGCGTTCAACGGCCGTTCCATGCTCCGCAATATGGAGATCGCGGAGAAGATGGGGTATCTGAAGGCCCCGCGCGGCACGATCATCACCATGGATGAGGCGGCGAAACTCGCCCCGCATAAGGTGATGCTGGTGACCACGGGTACGCAGGGCGAGCCGATGGCCGCGTTGTCCCGCATGGCCCGCCGCGAGCACCGGCAGATCAATGTGCGCGACGGCGATTTGATCATTTTGAGCTCGTCGCTGGTGCCGGGCAATGAGGAGGCCGTGTTCGGTGTGATCAATATGCTGGCGCAGATCGGCGCCACGGTGGTCACGGGCCGCGACGCCAAGGTGCACACCTCCGGCCACGGCTATGCCGGCGAACTGTTGTTCCTGTATAACGCCGTCCGCCCGAAGAACGTGATGCCGGTGCACGGCGAGTGGCGTCACCTGCGCGCGAACAAGGAATTGGCCATTTCCACCGGCGTTGACCGGGACCAGGTGGTGCTCGCACAAAACGGCGTTGTGGTTGACCTTATCGACGGCCGCGCGCGCGTCGTTGGGCAGGTCCCTGTAGGTAACCTGTACGTCGACGGCGTCACCATGGGTGATATCGACGAAGAGGTGTTGGCGGACCGCACCTCCATGGGCGAGGGCGGCCTGATCACCGTGACCGTGGTGATTGATAACCGCACTGGCCGCCCGCTGGAGCGCCCGACGGTGCAGGCGAAGGGCTTCAGCGAGGACGCCGCGGCGATGATGCCGGAGGTGACCGAACTGGTGGCCAATCTGATGCTGGATCTGGCGGGCGAGGGCGAAAACGACCCGTACCGCATGGTGCAGCAATTGCGCCGCAAGGTGTCCCGCTATGTGGAGCAAAAGTGGCGCCGCAAGCCCATGATTATCCCCACCGTGGTGCCCATGCATGCGGAGGCTACGCACATCGATGATGAGGATATTCGGGGATCCCGCGAGAGCCTATAA
- the dapA gene encoding 4-hydroxy-tetrahydrodipicolinate synthase, translated as MSTGNAVHTGAETFGTVAVAMVTPFTSEGELDIAAGVRLAQHLVDKGCDALILAGTTGESPTTTTAEKLALLRAVRAELPDRIRLIAGVSTYNTHASLELARVSAAAGASALLAVTPYYSKPSQEGLYQHFTAIADATDLPVCLYDIPSRSVISIASDTIKRLAEHRNIQAMKDAKGDIAAAIPLIAETGLAWYSGDDPLNLPWLSVGATGFISVIGHIVPHLLRELYTCFEEGDLARAREINATVSPLFAAQARLGGVSLAKAALGLQGIDVGVPRLPQVPADPQQLEELRRDLEKVGVLEI; from the coding sequence ATGAGTACTGGGAATGCTGTACACACTGGTGCCGAAACTTTTGGCACCGTCGCCGTAGCCATGGTGACCCCGTTTACCAGCGAAGGTGAACTCGACATTGCGGCCGGCGTGCGGCTGGCCCAACACTTGGTGGACAAGGGTTGCGACGCCCTGATCCTCGCCGGCACCACCGGCGAATCGCCCACCACGACCACCGCCGAAAAGCTCGCCTTATTGCGCGCGGTGCGCGCGGAGCTGCCGGATCGGATCCGGCTGATCGCCGGCGTGAGCACCTACAATACCCACGCCTCGCTGGAATTGGCCCGCGTGTCCGCAGCGGCCGGGGCGAGCGCGCTGCTGGCGGTCACCCCGTATTATTCCAAGCCTTCCCAGGAGGGCCTGTACCAGCACTTTACGGCGATTGCGGATGCCACCGATCTGCCGGTGTGTTTGTACGATATTCCGAGCCGTTCTGTAATTTCCATTGCGTCTGATACCATCAAGCGTCTGGCAGAGCATCGCAATATTCAGGCGATGAAGGATGCAAAGGGTGATATCGCCGCCGCGATCCCGCTGATCGCGGAAACCGGCTTGGCTTGGTACTCCGGCGATGACCCACTGAATCTCCCGTGGTTGTCGGTTGGCGCCACCGGGTTTATCTCAGTGATTGGTCACATTGTTCCGCACTTGTTGCGTGAGCTGTACACCTGCTTTGAGGAAGGCGACCTCGCCCGTGCTCGGGAAATCAACGCCACAGTGTCCCCGCTGTTCGCCGCCCAGGCACGCTTGGGCGGGGTCAGCCTCGCAAAGGCTGCCCTGGGCCTCCAGGGCATTGACGTCGGTGTGCCTCGATTGCCGCAGGTCCCAGCGGACCCGCAGCAACTTGAGGAACTCCGCAGAGATTTAGAAAAAGTTGGAGTCCTTGAAATATGA
- the thyX gene encoding FAD-dependent thymidylate synthase — protein MVRHVDLDVQLIAASEFFPPTDVAWENDAASGGEALAEFAGRACYESFDKPNPRTASNQAYLRHIIEVGHLAVLEHATATLYIRGISRSATHELVRHRHFSFSQLSQRFVHDGQAAVVLPSLIAQDPELAALFDRCVEEARFTFTELLDALEERLSGEPNALLRRKQARQAARAVLPNATESRIVVTGNYRAWRHFIAMRATEHADVEIRRVAVECLKVLQQQAPVVFSDFGVSTLPDGSEMAVSPYVTDF, from the coding sequence ATGGTGCGTCACGTGGACCTCGATGTGCAGCTTATCGCCGCCAGCGAGTTTTTCCCGCCGACGGATGTCGCTTGGGAAAACGATGCCGCCTCGGGCGGCGAGGCGCTGGCGGAGTTCGCGGGGCGCGCCTGCTACGAGAGCTTTGATAAGCCGAATCCGCGGACGGCCAGCAATCAGGCGTATCTGCGGCACATCATCGAGGTGGGGCATTTGGCGGTGTTGGAGCACGCCACGGCCACGCTGTATATCCGGGGGATTTCCCGCTCCGCCACCCACGAATTGGTGCGGCACCGGCATTTTTCCTTTTCGCAATTGTCGCAACGCTTTGTGCACGATGGCCAGGCCGCGGTGGTCTTGCCGTCCCTGATCGCGCAGGACCCAGAGCTCGCAGCTTTGTTCGATCGCTGCGTGGAGGAGGCGCGCTTTACCTTTACGGAGTTATTGGACGCGCTGGAGGAACGGTTGTCCGGCGAACCGAACGCATTGTTGCGCCGCAAGCAGGCCCGGCAGGCGGCGCGGGCGGTGTTGCCGAATGCCACGGAGTCCCGGATCGTGGTCACGGGGAATTATCGGGCCTGGCGGCATTTTATTGCCATGCGGGCCACGGAGCACGCGGATGTGGAGATCCGCCGGGTGGCGGTGGAATGCTTGAAGGTGCTGCAGCAACAGGCCCCCGTGGTGTTTAGTGATTTCGGGGTGAGCACCCTTCCGGACGGTTCGGAAATGGCGGTGAGCCCTTATGTTACGGACTTCTAG
- the dapB gene encoding 4-hydroxy-tetrahydrodipicolinate reductase, which yields MKVGVLGARGRVGQAVCEGVAAAPDLELVVEVDRDDALQTLVDQGAEVVVDFTQPGVVMDNLEFCIAHGISCVVGTTGFTPQRLEQVENWCAQNPGVGVLIAPNFAISAVLTMQFARQAARFFESAEVIELHHPNKLDAPSGTAIHTAEGIAQARRAAGMGAAPDATEQTLEGARGALVDGVPVHAVRMSGMVAHEEVIFGTQGQTLIIRQDSYDRTSFVPGVLLGVRQVRRHPGLTVGLEHYLDIEGA from the coding sequence ATCAAGGTCGGTGTCCTCGGCGCGCGCGGGCGCGTGGGCCAGGCGGTGTGCGAGGGGGTCGCGGCGGCGCCGGATCTGGAGCTCGTGGTGGAGGTCGATCGCGACGATGCGCTGCAAACCCTCGTGGATCAGGGCGCGGAAGTGGTGGTGGATTTCACCCAGCCCGGCGTGGTCATGGACAACCTAGAGTTTTGCATTGCCCACGGTATTTCCTGCGTGGTGGGGACCACGGGTTTTACGCCGCAACGCCTCGAACAGGTGGAGAACTGGTGTGCACAAAACCCGGGGGTGGGCGTGTTGATCGCCCCGAACTTTGCCATTTCCGCCGTGCTGACTATGCAATTCGCGCGCCAGGCCGCTCGCTTTTTCGAGTCTGCGGAGGTCATTGAGCTGCATCATCCGAACAAGCTTGATGCGCCTTCGGGTACGGCGATTCATACGGCGGAGGGGATTGCGCAGGCGCGCCGGGCGGCGGGCATGGGCGCGGCTCCGGACGCAACCGAACAGACGTTGGAGGGTGCCCGCGGCGCGCTTGTCGACGGCGTGCCGGTCCACGCCGTACGCATGTCCGGCATGGTGGCGCACGAGGAGGTTATCTTTGGCACTCAGGGGCAGACGTTGATAATCCGCCAGGATTCCTACGATCGCACGTCTTTTGTGCCGGGCGTGTTGTTGGGTGTGCGCCAGGTGCGGCGGCATCCGGGTTTGACGGTTGGTTTGGAGCATTATTTGGATATTGAGGGCGCATGA